One segment of Pan paniscus chromosome 20, NHGRI_mPanPan1-v2.0_pri, whole genome shotgun sequence DNA contains the following:
- the RDH13 gene encoding retinol dehydrogenase 13 isoform X2, translating to MEKCEAAAKDIRGETLNHHVNARHLDLASLKSIREFAAKIIEEEERVDILINNAGVMRCPHWTTEDGFEMQFGVNHLGHFLLTNLLLDKLKASAPSRIINLSSLAHVAGHIDFDDLNWQTRKYNTKAAYCQSKLAIVLFTKELSRRLQGSGVTVNALHPGVARTELGRHTGIHGSTFSSTTLGPIFWLLVKSPELAAQPSTYLAVAEELADVSGKYFDGLKQKAPAPEAEDEEVAQRLWAESARLVGLEAPSVREQPLPR from the exons ATGGAGAAGTGTGAGGCGGCAGCAAAGGACATCCGCGGGGAGACCCTCAATCACCATGTCAACGCCCGGCACCTGGACTTGGCTTCCCTCAAGTCTATCCGAGAGTTTGCAGCAAAGATCATTGAAG AGGAGGAGCGAGTGGACATTCTAATCAACAACGCGGGTGTGATGCGGTGCCCCCACTGGACCACCGAGGACGGCTTCGAGATGCAGTTTGGCGTTAACCACCTGG GTCACTTTCTCTTGACAAACTTGCTGCTAGACAAGCTGAAAGCCTCAGCCCCTTCGCGGATCATCAACCTCTCGTCCTTGGCCCATGTTGCTGGGCACATAGACTTTGATGACTTGAACTGGCAGACGAGGAAGTATAACACCAAAGCCGCCTACTGCCAGAGCAAGCTGGCCATCGTCCTCTTCACCAAGGAGCTGAGCCGGCGACTGCAAG gCTCTGGTGTGACTGTCAACGCCCTGCACCCCGGCGTGGCCAGGACAGAGCTGGGCAGACACACGGGCATCCATGGCTCCACCTTCTCCAGCACCACACTCG GACCCATCTTCTGGCTGCTGGTCAAGAGCCCCGAGCTGGCTGCCCAGCCCAGCACATACCTGGCCGTGGCGGAGGAACTGGCGGATGTTTCCGGAAAGTACTTCGATGGACTCAAACAGAAGGCCCCGGCCCCCGAGGCTGAGGATGAGGAGGTGGCCCAGAGGCTTTGGGCTGAAAGTGCCCGCCTGGTGGGCTTAGAGGCTCCCTCTGTGAGGGAGCAGCCCCTCCCCAGATAA